One genomic segment of Leptospira wolbachii serovar Codice str. CDC includes these proteins:
- a CDS encoding LA_0364 family Cys-rich lipoprotein produces the protein MKYSFFIFFIIGFVHCGSPLSFRSACYERNKCSTIEGACFLRNDAFYKIATNSPEYSAPDMAALVGSCIGLEKTCRKNCESGTIF, from the coding sequence ATGAAGTATAGTTTTTTTATCTTTTTTATAATTGGTTTTGTGCATTGTGGCTCGCCACTTTCATTTCGTTCAGCTTGTTACGAACGTAACAAATGTTCTACGATTGAAGGTGCTTGTTTTTTGCGGAACGATGCATTCTATAAAATTGCAACGAATAGTCCAGAATATAGTGCCCCTGACATGGCTGCTCTCGTTGGAAGCTGTATCGGGTTAGAGAAAACTTGTCGCAAGAACTGTGAAAGTGGAACTATTTTTTAG
- a CDS encoding UTP--glucose-1-phosphate uridylyltransferase, translating into MEKQKSDQLITETMKAAGLSDAFIADFITKVDAVRNGETGMVRWEEVGDLDPQTDEISLESIHSSYPTDLSLLSKLVVIKLNGGLGTSMGLDKAKSLIPIKGSMSFLAVMAKQIEYIRSEYGIDVPLLFMDSYNTQKDSQIELEKNGFKQTLRTSFLQNKVPRLDAETFAPIQNKNEKENWCPPGHGDIYFTMVQEGILDELLSKGFEIAFLSNGDNLGATVDPHIVSYLLKEDIHFAMEMTPKTLADKKGGAIYRKIVGGKFIKYELLETAQVPKEHENEFSGLGKFRTFSTNNLWINLRALKERFNQGNFSLSLIVNPKQVDGKSVIQLETAMGSAVGNFPKFKGIIIPRDRFAPVKKTEDYLIRRSDAYILNSDFSLTMAKERKSAGLGEILVLLDETHYKKIHQFDSLFREYPSLLYCEELVVSGEVLFDIPITIKGKVKFQNLSGGLKTISSLGRNEFENETISL; encoded by the coding sequence ATGGAGAAACAAAAATCGGATCAATTGATCACAGAAACCATGAAAGCCGCCGGCCTATCGGATGCATTCATTGCCGATTTTATTACTAAGGTTGATGCTGTTCGAAACGGTGAAACGGGGATGGTGCGTTGGGAAGAAGTAGGAGATTTGGATCCCCAAACCGATGAAATTTCTTTAGAATCCATTCATTCTTCTTATCCTACAGACCTAAGCCTACTGTCCAAATTGGTGGTAATCAAACTGAATGGGGGACTTGGAACGAGTATGGGACTCGACAAAGCAAAATCACTCATTCCCATCAAAGGTTCCATGTCTTTTCTTGCTGTGATGGCAAAACAAATTGAATACATTCGTTCTGAATATGGGATCGATGTTCCTCTTCTTTTTATGGATTCTTATAATACACAAAAAGATTCGCAAATTGAATTAGAGAAAAATGGATTCAAACAAACTTTGCGAACTAGTTTTTTACAAAACAAAGTCCCTCGTTTGGATGCCGAAACCTTCGCCCCTATTCAAAACAAAAATGAAAAAGAAAATTGGTGCCCGCCCGGTCATGGCGACATTTACTTTACTATGGTGCAAGAGGGGATTTTGGATGAATTACTCTCTAAAGGTTTTGAAATTGCCTTCCTTTCCAATGGAGATAATTTAGGTGCCACTGTCGATCCACATATCGTCAGTTACTTATTAAAAGAAGATATTCATTTTGCGATGGAGATGACTCCAAAAACTCTGGCTGATAAAAAAGGCGGAGCCATTTACAGAAAAATTGTGGGTGGGAAATTCATAAAGTATGAGTTATTAGAAACAGCACAAGTTCCTAAAGAACATGAAAATGAATTTAGTGGCCTTGGCAAATTTAGAACTTTCTCCACAAACAATCTTTGGATCAATCTTCGTGCCTTAAAAGAAAGATTCAACCAAGGAAATTTCTCTTTATCTCTGATTGTTAATCCCAAACAAGTCGATGGTAAATCAGTAATCCAACTGGAAACAGCGATGGGAAGTGCTGTTGGAAATTTTCCTAAATTCAAAGGAATCATTATTCCTAGGGATCGATTTGCCCCTGTTAAAAAAACAGAAGATTATTTGATTCGTCGCTCCGATGCCTATATACTCAATTCTGACTTTTCTCTCACCATGGCAAAGGAAAGAAAATCTGCAGGTCTTGGTGAGATTTTAGTACTTCTGGATGAAACTCATTATAAAAAGATACATCAGTTTGATTCTTTGTTTAGGGAATATCCCTCTCTTCTTTACTGTGAAGAGTTAGTGGTTTCTGGTGAAGTTCTATTTGATATTCCCATCACTATTAAAGGAAAAGTTAAATTTCAAAATCTTTCGGGTGGATTAAAAACAATCTCTTCACTTGGTAGAAATGAATTTGAAAACGAAACCATCTCTTTATGA
- a CDS encoding four-helix bundle copper-binding protein, whose amino-acid sequence MNRKELLQKAGMAVAVSGILSTLSAEDHDHSTMSMPTAGKSKYSKAMMAALHCQLAAEVCLSHCLTELGKGDKSLAACATSTREVISLCDSFVKLASQSSTYTKKLANLCVEVCEACAKECDKHANHHTVCKECRDSCLACVKELKKV is encoded by the coding sequence ATGAATCGCAAAGAATTATTACAAAAAGCTGGAATGGCAGTTGCTGTTTCGGGAATTTTATCTACCCTTTCCGCAGAGGACCACGACCATTCTACGATGTCCATGCCAACGGCAGGAAAATCAAAATATTCCAAAGCAATGATGGCTGCCCTTCATTGCCAACTTGCTGCTGAGGTTTGCCTAAGTCATTGTCTCACAGAATTGGGAAAGGGAGATAAGTCATTGGCTGCTTGTGCCACAAGTACAAGAGAAGTCATTAGTCTATGTGATTCTTTTGTGAAACTGGCAAGCCAGTCATCTACTTACACAAAGAAGTTAGCAAACTTATGTGTTGAAGTTTGTGAAGCTTGTGCGAAGGAATGTGATAAACATGCCAACCATCACACAGTTTGCAAAGAATGCCGAGACAGCTGTCTTGCTTGTGTCAAAGAATTAAAGAAAGTTTAA
- a CDS encoding fibronectin type III domain-containing protein: MLRNTKHRIAIGTIFIAVSLITFGFQPKPITGKTESKSSARKPGLVPDPFELYQTIPSFHSEMTSSDLPGSSDLSAEFPLPGDQGLYKDNVGYTVGYGLISYLEAKKKGIRNLSSVGPSSANGQKVLYSPNFIYNQLNSGKDQAVSLLDALILAESRGSVSMEQMNESSSSFRTRPKANIVEAGRKARLRRIYRIEPHDLTSIKLALAEKRPVLIGYLVYENFRDPKPDSIFEIGAGEVLGAQSLVILGYNDKKKAFKVWNSWGTTWGDQGYLWISYETFPKYTKSVYVADSEIENELLTQNKLNDALESLEYGEHNLFPPKEVFASRGDFSDRIRISWSREKRAIGYEVYRKRKIDSKYQLVGLSKQAFFEDFGIQKNTAYNYRVASLDENFLSKPSLDSNDGYAVDPTKPAGILPVTNLRASVASTNDRILLEWDPQPISTTYTVYKWNPVARIYRFLGKTEKTTYIDLKASRNGDSEIYQVIPERNQLVGESSNYVSAHLDPSEVLKPRPKNLTASKGLYAGATILQWEGSPSAVSYHIFRKTNGQWKEIAKTLELQFKDNDTYEKESFYAVASEFEGELFSLPSEPDIGFPSLVAGRSMGLKPPELTVSENRKTGEFLFSWNLIPKATSYKVYMRKKNDPDWSLVKETSESNFKLQNLTKNQFYFFAIQSVSKGVGESLFSKPVTSVISDTVVDVKKVKTFGESAIQKFIGPWTAMYWDGKNKVKPVRLTIEAEDVEGNIIMKWNENEIFRGKNIVDSDLLEEKGKWKIKLSPNYESLSGEFEDKGLVPEKSQLSFIRE, translated from the coding sequence TCCGATCTCAGTGCAGAGTTTCCGCTACCAGGAGACCAAGGACTCTATAAAGATAATGTTGGTTATACGGTTGGATATGGACTCATTTCTTATTTAGAAGCTAAAAAAAAAGGAATCCGCAATCTTTCTTCGGTAGGGCCCTCTTCTGCCAATGGGCAAAAGGTATTATACTCGCCTAACTTTATTTACAACCAACTCAACAGTGGAAAAGACCAAGCCGTCTCTCTTCTGGATGCGCTGATCCTTGCAGAAAGCAGAGGTTCTGTTTCCATGGAGCAGATGAATGAATCTTCTTCTAGTTTCCGTACTAGGCCAAAAGCAAATATTGTCGAAGCCGGTAGAAAGGCCAGACTGAGAAGGATTTATAGAATTGAGCCACACGATCTAACTTCTATTAAACTAGCGTTAGCCGAAAAAAGACCAGTTCTCATTGGATATTTGGTTTATGAAAATTTCAGAGATCCAAAACCAGATTCCATCTTCGAGATAGGGGCTGGGGAAGTTCTAGGGGCACAATCCCTTGTTATTTTAGGTTATAACGATAAAAAGAAAGCATTCAAAGTATGGAATTCTTGGGGAACAACCTGGGGAGACCAAGGGTATCTATGGATTTCTTATGAAACTTTTCCCAAATATACGAAGTCCGTTTATGTTGCCGATTCGGAAATTGAAAACGAACTCCTAACACAGAATAAACTAAATGATGCATTAGAATCGTTAGAGTATGGTGAACACAATCTATTTCCTCCTAAAGAAGTTTTTGCCTCTCGAGGGGACTTTTCCGATCGCATTCGGATCAGTTGGTCTAGAGAGAAACGAGCTATCGGTTATGAAGTTTATCGCAAACGAAAAATAGACAGTAAATACCAACTCGTAGGACTTTCCAAACAAGCATTCTTTGAAGACTTTGGAATCCAAAAAAACACTGCTTACAATTACCGAGTGGCGAGTCTGGATGAAAACTTCCTTTCAAAACCGTCTCTTGATTCAAACGATGGTTATGCGGTCGATCCAACTAAACCCGCAGGGATCCTACCCGTAACAAACCTTCGTGCTTCAGTCGCATCCACAAATGATCGAATTTTATTAGAGTGGGACCCGCAACCAATCTCCACAACCTATACCGTTTACAAATGGAATCCGGTGGCACGGATCTATCGATTCCTTGGCAAAACAGAAAAAACTACATATATCGATTTAAAAGCCAGCCGCAACGGTGATAGTGAAATTTATCAAGTAATCCCAGAAAGAAACCAATTGGTTGGGGAATCTAGTAATTATGTTTCTGCTCACTTGGATCCTTCCGAAGTTTTAAAACCTAGACCTAAAAATTTAACCGCATCAAAAGGATTGTATGCTGGTGCAACCATTTTGCAATGGGAAGGTTCTCCGAGTGCCGTATCCTATCACATATTCCGCAAAACAAACGGGCAATGGAAAGAAATTGCAAAGACGTTGGAGCTCCAATTCAAAGATAATGACACATACGAAAAAGAATCTTTTTATGCTGTTGCTTCTGAATTTGAAGGAGAATTATTTAGCCTTCCATCAGAGCCGGACATTGGATTTCCATCTCTCGTAGCAGGTAGATCCATGGGTTTAAAACCTCCTGAGTTGACTGTTTCCGAGAACCGGAAAACTGGTGAATTTTTATTTAGTTGGAATTTGATTCCTAAAGCAACATCCTATAAAGTTTATATGCGTAAAAAAAATGATCCAGATTGGAGTCTTGTCAAAGAAACTTCGGAATCAAATTTTAAATTACAGAACTTAACGAAAAACCAATTCTATTTTTTTGCCATTCAGTCCGTATCTAAAGGTGTCGGAGAGAGTTTATTTTCAAAACCTGTCACTTCAGTCATTTCTGATACAGTCGTTGATGTAAAAAAAGTTAAAACTTTTGGAGAGTCCGCCATACAAAAGTTTATCGGTCCTTGGACCGCTATGTACTGGGATGGAAAAAACAAAGTAAAACCAGTTCGTTTGACCATTGAAGCTGAAGATGTGGAAGGAAACATCATCATGAAATGGAATGAAAACGAAATCTTCCGTGGCAAAAATATTGTAGATTCTGACTTACTCGAAGAAAAAGGTAAGTGGAAAATAAAACTTTCACCTAACTATGAATCTTTATCAGGTGAATTTGAAGACAAGGGACTCGTTCCTGAAAAAAGCCAACTTTCCTTTATTAGAGAATAA
- a CDS encoding esterase/lipase family protein, translated as MFRFIEYLERFWALLSFYLPSHLFVENNKDKNILIVPGFRAGRSYYSRLKSNLDNLGFKVGILSTLRDPLSLEEAVQYLANQILTAPNEVTLIAHNTGGLLVLILPDEARRKVKRLITLGTPFHGSDRFTNTRQSYWGFEADWVKTNYKNALSFPLFQPLSAIEDFSFPPQESTEFGQGRDLWFDIPGNYNLVRRNENIRTLREFLGTPKDSIAIISPPKANPEFAVPKKIEVDFSKYEPSVYKKNQKQLAVKKKSAVKKTTPAKKSKSTAKPKAKKKAKKR; from the coding sequence ATGTTTCGATTCATAGAATATCTGGAACGTTTTTGGGCGTTGTTGTCATTTTATCTTCCCAGCCATTTGTTTGTGGAGAATAATAAGGACAAAAACATATTGATTGTTCCTGGGTTTCGCGCTGGACGTTCTTACTATTCTAGACTCAAATCCAACTTGGACAACCTGGGATTCAAAGTAGGAATCCTTTCTACTCTCCGTGACCCTTTATCTTTAGAAGAGGCCGTCCAATACCTTGCCAACCAGATTCTTACAGCGCCTAACGAAGTGACTTTGATTGCTCATAACACCGGCGGATTACTCGTTTTAATTTTACCTGATGAAGCCAGACGAAAAGTCAAACGACTCATCACTCTCGGAACTCCTTTCCATGGTTCTGACAGGTTTACGAACACAAGACAATCTTATTGGGGATTTGAAGCCGATTGGGTAAAAACAAATTATAAAAATGCGTTATCTTTTCCCCTCTTCCAACCTCTCTCTGCCATCGAAGACTTTTCCTTTCCTCCACAAGAAAGTACAGAGTTTGGCCAAGGCCGTGACTTATGGTTTGATATCCCTGGCAATTATAACCTAGTACGTAGGAATGAAAACATCCGTACACTCAGAGAATTTTTGGGTACTCCAAAAGATAGTATTGCGATCATCTCTCCTCCCAAGGCAAATCCTGAATTTGCAGTCCCTAAAAAGATCGAAGTAGATTTTTCGAAGTATGAACCATCGGTTTATAAAAAGAACCAAAAACAATTAGCAGTAAAGAAGAAGTCCGCTGTAAAAAAAACAACACCAGCCAAAAAATCAAAATCTACGGCAAAACCGAAAGCCAAAAAAAAGGCTAAAAAACGTTAA
- a CDS encoding acyl-CoA thioesterase, with protein MPHTTEIPVLWSHLDANGHVNNGIYQSYFDEARIQALENEGFSIKEMREKKVGPVMLKAELSYHKPLHHPDAVRIETGFRDMSKIKGKVIQNMYRISDGALVCEAIFSALFFDFEKNRPWKIPDSFLEKFKADGILNRSQSHP; from the coding sequence ATGCCTCACACTACCGAAATTCCAGTCCTCTGGAGCCATCTGGATGCCAACGGACACGTAAACAACGGAATCTACCAATCCTATTTTGATGAAGCAAGGATCCAAGCCTTAGAGAACGAAGGATTCTCCATCAAGGAAATGAGAGAGAAAAAAGTTGGACCAGTGATGCTAAAAGCGGAGTTGTCTTACCACAAGCCCCTCCACCATCCCGATGCAGTACGAATTGAAACTGGATTTCGCGATATGTCAAAAATCAAAGGGAAGGTGATTCAAAACATGTATCGGATTTCGGACGGTGCCCTTGTTTGCGAAGCTATTTTTTCGGCTTTATTTTTTGATTTTGAAAAGAACAGGCCTTGGAAAATTCCTGATTCATTCCTTGAGAAGTTTAAAGCAGATGGGATATTAAATCGTAGCCAATCCCATCCTTAA
- a CDS encoding TetR/AcrR family transcriptional regulator — protein MKGSPRYRILEIAKKRFYQQGYYHTGINQLIRESGTAKASFYDHFPSKRDLGIRVIQAYGADVLIWFRQILRESNTPDDFISEMSKAVAIQINEDGSYYQGCPIAIFSCQFPVGEQPFSDEFKSIVFRWETLFAMYIGRWQSNGLLEESIDPTELARDLINIYEGALINWRISLNEVYLKRMFAQMGQQLRLGAKK, from the coding sequence ATGAAAGGCTCACCTAGATACCGCATCCTTGAAATCGCCAAAAAAAGATTCTACCAACAAGGCTACTACCACACAGGCATCAACCAACTCATCCGAGAATCTGGAACGGCAAAAGCTTCTTTCTACGACCACTTCCCCTCAAAACGAGATTTGGGAATTCGTGTCATCCAGGCCTATGGGGCTGACGTCCTAATTTGGTTTCGCCAAATCCTCAGGGAATCCAATACACCAGATGATTTTATCTCCGAAATGTCTAAGGCAGTTGCCATCCAAATTAATGAAGATGGCTCTTATTATCAGGGTTGTCCCATTGCCATCTTTTCATGTCAATTCCCAGTCGGCGAGCAGCCGTTCAGTGATGAATTCAAATCTATTGTATTTCGATGGGAGACTCTATTCGCAATGTATATTGGAAGATGGCAATCAAATGGCTTATTGGAAGAATCAATTGATCCAACGGAGCTCGCACGTGACCTGATTAATATCTATGAAGGGGCGCTTATTAACTGGCGGATATCTTTGAACGAAGTCTATTTGAAACGTATGTTCGCCCAAATGGGCCAACAATTAAGGTTGGGAGCTAAAAAATAG
- a CDS encoding HDOD domain-containing protein — protein MLKSKVDEVLQDVNKLPAISSVVSKVLEKLQKPDVNIADLAQEISKDPAITANVIKLSNSAYYRASKPIRTVQEALMTLGIKTVKEIVLLTAAKGILSQDLNSYQLEAAQLWTSSLLVAELSSKIVQHKKLKIDKDLAFTSGLLCSVGKIVLAQFFSPVMMQLKADLKDNQEPFPALEKKYFGYTHMEVSENLLKRWNFPQELTDVVANYLTPENSKNNPVLTSVVHIASILIVVSGIGIDIGGESVPISPFALSQTGVTEADIETYFVHIPDLQAGLADLLNV, from the coding sequence ATGCTAAAATCAAAGGTTGATGAAGTATTACAAGACGTAAATAAACTACCTGCCATTTCGTCGGTTGTTTCGAAGGTATTGGAAAAACTCCAAAAACCCGACGTAAATATTGCGGATCTTGCACAGGAAATTTCGAAAGATCCAGCAATCACTGCAAACGTAATTAAACTTTCCAACTCTGCTTACTACCGGGCATCCAAACCGATCCGCACAGTCCAAGAGGCTCTTATGACTCTTGGAATCAAAACGGTAAAAGAAATTGTCCTTCTCACCGCTGCCAAAGGGATCCTCTCGCAAGACTTAAATAGTTATCAATTGGAAGCAGCACAACTTTGGACTTCCTCTCTACTTGTGGCAGAGCTTTCGAGTAAAATTGTCCAACACAAAAAACTGAAAATAGACAAGGACCTTGCCTTTACTTCAGGACTCCTCTGCAGTGTGGGTAAAATTGTCCTCGCTCAGTTCTTTAGCCCTGTCATGATGCAGCTCAAAGCGGATCTAAAAGACAACCAAGAGCCTTTCCCTGCATTGGAAAAAAAGTATTTTGGATACACGCATATGGAAGTGTCTGAAAATCTTTTGAAACGGTGGAACTTCCCGCAAGAATTGACTGACGTAGTAGCCAACTACCTTACACCGGAAAACTCCAAAAACAATCCTGTTCTCACTTCTGTTGTACATATTGCAAGTATCCTTATAGTCGTTTCTGGAATTGGAATCGATATTGGTGGTGAGTCCGTTCCTATTTCTCCTTTTGCACTCAGCCAAACAGGCGTTACAGAAGCAGATATCGAAACCTATTTCGTTCACATCCCTGACTTACAAGCCGGGCTTGCTGATTTGTTAAACGTATAG
- a CDS encoding chemotaxis protein CheD, which translates to MSIKSKIINVGIADIKVGKDTDVLRTTLGSCIGIVLYDPEQKVGAISHIMLAKDPTGKDATKFPHKYGETALPILIEMMKQQGSNIGQYSCRMFGGASMFKGINSQFLQNIGEQNIAIVKKFMEEKKIPVIVEDVAGNEGRTISLYCDDGRVLLKKAGMEKYLYKVR; encoded by the coding sequence ATGTCTATAAAATCCAAAATCATCAATGTCGGAATTGCCGACATCAAGGTCGGAAAAGATACGGATGTGCTCCGAACTACATTGGGTTCGTGCATAGGAATCGTTTTGTATGATCCTGAGCAGAAAGTGGGAGCCATTTCCCATATCATGCTTGCCAAAGATCCAACAGGCAAAGACGCCACTAAGTTCCCGCATAAATACGGGGAAACTGCCCTACCCATCCTAATCGAAATGATGAAACAACAAGGATCTAACATAGGACAATATTCTTGCAGAATGTTTGGAGGAGCGTCCATGTTTAAGGGGATCAACTCCCAATTTTTACAAAACATAGGGGAACAGAACATCGCTATTGTTAAAAAATTCATGGAAGAGAAGAAAATTCCCGTCATAGTAGAAGATGTGGCAGGGAACGAAGGAAGAACCATTAGTCTTTACTGTGACGACGGACGAGTTTTGTTAAAAAAAGCTGGTATGGAAAAATACCTTTATAAGGTGCGTTAG
- a CDS encoding TraB/GumN family protein: MRSIKKSTPTRKSTKKGFKTTEPYLFQTIGKTEVHILGTAHVSKQSVDEVEKMIRTLKPDVICVELCESRMKSVEDPDYLKKLDIFKVFKERKMWLLLSSLILSSFQKKIGNKDIKPGDEMRKAITMGRSLKKPVMAVDREIQTTLKRSWGNVGFFSKMYLFSALLASLLVREDVSDDKIEEMKSDDILKDLFSQIPKKYESVKHVIIDERDVYLAEKIRQATEGKSVKKLLAVVGAGHLAGIERNLHTVNDLSVLDEIPKRNWWDNISIILYPVFFAGLIGYTTWSQGGEAGMDLFSKLIYIKGGLAALGALIALAHPISILLAFITAPIGTFVPIFKAGWVSALSESYLRKPLVEDFEHIAEDSETFVGFWKNRVLHIFLVFFLPQFGSTIGTFIVAGKGLKNLF, translated from the coding sequence ATGCGTTCAATCAAAAAATCAACTCCCACAAGAAAATCTACCAAAAAAGGTTTCAAAACAACGGAACCTTATCTCTTCCAAACCATCGGAAAAACGGAAGTCCACATTCTGGGAACAGCGCATGTTTCCAAACAAAGTGTAGATGAAGTCGAAAAAATGATCCGAACATTAAAACCCGATGTCATTTGTGTCGAGTTATGTGAGTCTCGAATGAAGTCGGTGGAAGATCCCGACTATTTAAAAAAATTAGATATATTCAAAGTATTTAAAGAACGAAAAATGTGGTTACTTTTATCCAGCCTCATCCTTTCTTCTTTCCAGAAAAAAATCGGCAATAAAGACATCAAACCTGGTGATGAAATGCGTAAGGCAATCACCATGGGCCGATCTTTAAAAAAACCTGTAATGGCAGTAGACAGAGAAATCCAAACCACGCTCAAGAGGTCTTGGGGGAACGTAGGTTTTTTCTCTAAAATGTATCTATTCAGCGCTCTTCTTGCATCACTTCTTGTTCGCGAGGATGTTTCAGACGATAAAATCGAAGAGATGAAGTCTGATGACATTCTCAAAGACCTGTTCTCTCAAATCCCAAAAAAATATGAATCAGTCAAACATGTCATCATTGATGAAAGGGATGTGTATTTAGCTGAAAAAATTCGCCAAGCGACAGAAGGTAAGTCAGTTAAAAAACTTTTGGCAGTAGTGGGTGCGGGCCATTTAGCTGGAATTGAAAGAAATCTTCATACGGTAAACGACTTGTCCGTGTTAGACGAAATTCCCAAACGCAATTGGTGGGACAATATTAGTATCATTCTGTATCCTGTGTTCTTCGCTGGACTCATTGGTTATACTACTTGGAGCCAAGGTGGGGAAGCCGGTATGGATTTGTTTTCGAAACTGATTTATATCAAAGGTGGTCTTGCGGCTCTCGGGGCACTCATTGCACTCGCTCATCCGATCTCTATCCTTCTTGCCTTCATCACAGCTCCTATTGGAACTTTTGTCCCGATCTTCAAAGCAGGTTGGGTGAGTGCTCTTTCGGAATCGTATTTGCGTAAGCCCCTTGTGGAAGACTTTGAACATATTGCCGAAGATTCAGAAACTTTTGTTGGTTTTTGGAAAAACCGTGTCCTCCATATCTTCCTCGTTTTTTTCCTCCCTCAATTTGGATCTACGATTGGAACCTTTATTGTTGCAGGAAAAGGCTTGAAGAATTTATTTTAG
- a CDS encoding shikimate kinase codes for MNIIFIGARGAGKSKVSRSLSKKTEFPVVSTDSTAVYEAGGIPIPKFVEKSGWKAFRELEYSILQKLQNADGIILDCGGGILFDLDESGNEVPSQRKLDLLRSIGRIVYLERGLEELIEKVKGDSTRPDLSKETSYRSILEKRLPIYQEAAHFKLNLSKLSKEEAAEHILDWLGIKSK; via the coding sequence ATGAATATAATCTTTATTGGAGCAAGGGGCGCTGGAAAATCCAAAGTCTCTCGTTCTCTTTCCAAAAAGACAGAATTTCCAGTTGTTTCTACCGATTCCACCGCTGTTTACGAAGCTGGAGGAATTCCCATCCCCAAATTTGTAGAGAAATCTGGTTGGAAAGCATTCCGAGAATTAGAATATTCTATTTTGCAAAAATTACAAAATGCTGATGGGATCATTCTGGATTGTGGTGGTGGTATCCTATTTGATCTGGACGAGTCTGGTAACGAAGTTCCAAGTCAAAGAAAATTGGATCTACTTCGTAGTATAGGAAGGATCGTTTATTTGGAACGTGGGCTTGAAGAACTTATCGAAAAAGTAAAGGGAGACTCCACAAGACCCGACCTCTCGAAAGAAACTTCCTACAGGTCCATTTTGGAAAAAAGATTACCCATCTACCAAGAAGCAGCCCATTTCAAACTGAATTTATCTAAACTTTCGAAAGAGGAAGCCGCCGAACACATCTTAGATTGGTTAGGAATCAAATCTAAATAA